From Silvimonas iriomotensis, a single genomic window includes:
- a CDS encoding ATP-binding protein — protein MFLDELPEFDRKVLEVLREPLETGEVHISRANHAVTYPARFQLIAAMNPCPCGYLGHPTRACRCTPDQITRYRTKLSGPFLDRLDIAIEVPAINENTLLAAPDGEDTATVRQRILQAWACAHARQNKPNGVLTTAEIDQWCTPDEAARAMLHTALQKLNLSARSYHRVLKLARTIADLAGSATIGAAHVAEAIQYRRGLG, from the coding sequence TTGTTCCTCGATGAGCTGCCCGAGTTCGATCGCAAGGTGCTGGAAGTGCTGCGTGAGCCGCTGGAAACCGGCGAAGTGCATATCAGTCGCGCCAATCATGCCGTGACTTATCCGGCACGGTTTCAATTGATTGCGGCGATGAATCCGTGCCCCTGCGGGTATCTTGGACACCCCACCCGGGCCTGCCGCTGCACGCCGGACCAGATCACGCGTTATCGCACCAAACTATCCGGGCCGTTTCTGGATCGCCTCGACATTGCCATTGAAGTGCCTGCCATCAACGAGAACACGCTGCTGGCCGCGCCGGATGGGGAGGACACGGCCACCGTACGCCAACGCATCCTGCAGGCGTGGGCGTGCGCGCACGCACGCCAGAACAAGCCCAACGGGGTACTGACGACGGCCGAGATAGATCAGTGGTGTACGCCTGACGAGGCGGCGCGGGCGATGCTGCATACGGCGCTGCAAAAGCTCAACCTGTCGGCCCGCAGCTATCACCGTGTACTGAAACTGGCCCGCACCATCGCTGATCTGGCCGGCAGCGCGACGATTGGCGCAGCGCATGTGGCTGAAGCGATCCAGTACCGGCGCGGGCTGGGCTAG
- a CDS encoding Mu transposase C-terminal domain-containing protein yields MMNKPAFVALNPGSLISSEGVTYKVTNTLDMGNFLCLNVETGQHRVIGIEKIGPVIKAGSEGNKDPTSRDAQDYTDEEWQTAHKRLEIISPLLTLNGRTRQKVEDVAAKNRCSAATIYSWLKVYCESGLLSSLIPATRGMTKGTRRLDEATDTVIDQAITEVYLTDQRLTPKDVHLKVKELCLNARPPLPIPHVNTVRNRINALPTASTLRRRGKKDEARDKYEAILGPFPNADHILSVVQIDHTVADIILVEESTGQTINRPVVTLAIDVYSRMVVGLYISFEKPSSLAAGMCLSMAMLPKTSYLLELGVPGEWPVWGKMGKIHADNAREFRGEMLREATELYNIGLELRPVKKPHYGGHIERLMLTTARQIHKWPGTTFSNTQERKGYDSEKKAALTLREFEANLVDFIVNVYHKNKHAELGMSPLQKWQEDVLGRNDDKPARGVPEVPADPAKLRLDFLPFKERTVQPYGILLDDIYYYHEVLNPWINAMDPELTRYKRKFIVRRDPRNISQLYFFDPEIKLLICTQT; encoded by the coding sequence ATGATGAATAAGCCTGCATTCGTTGCACTTAATCCGGGGAGCCTGATCAGCTCGGAAGGGGTTACTTATAAAGTGACCAACACGCTCGATATGGGGAACTTCTTGTGCCTCAACGTTGAGACCGGGCAGCACAGAGTGATTGGTATCGAGAAGATTGGCCCGGTGATCAAGGCAGGAAGTGAAGGCAACAAAGACCCCACCTCCCGAGACGCGCAGGACTACACCGATGAGGAGTGGCAGACCGCCCATAAGCGACTGGAAATTATCTCTCCGCTTCTGACACTGAACGGGCGTACTCGCCAGAAGGTGGAGGATGTCGCAGCTAAAAATCGTTGTAGCGCTGCAACAATTTATTCCTGGTTGAAGGTCTACTGCGAATCTGGACTTCTATCTTCGCTGATCCCTGCGACCAGAGGCATGACGAAAGGGACGCGCCGGCTGGACGAAGCCACTGATACCGTCATCGATCAGGCTATTACCGAGGTGTATCTGACTGATCAGCGCCTCACCCCAAAGGATGTGCATTTGAAGGTGAAAGAACTTTGCCTGAATGCCAGGCCGCCCTTGCCGATCCCGCATGTAAATACGGTCCGTAACCGTATCAATGCGCTGCCAACAGCATCGACACTACGCCGGCGCGGGAAGAAGGACGAGGCAAGAGACAAGTATGAAGCCATTCTCGGGCCCTTTCCCAACGCCGACCATATCCTGTCTGTAGTCCAGATTGATCACACCGTTGCGGACATCATCCTGGTCGAGGAATCCACCGGCCAGACGATCAACCGGCCAGTTGTAACCCTTGCGATCGATGTTTACAGCCGGATGGTAGTAGGACTCTATATTTCCTTTGAAAAACCGAGTTCCCTTGCCGCGGGGATGTGCCTGTCCATGGCCATGCTGCCCAAGACATCGTATCTGCTGGAGCTTGGCGTCCCCGGTGAATGGCCGGTGTGGGGCAAGATGGGCAAGATTCATGCAGACAATGCCCGTGAATTCCGGGGAGAAATGCTGCGTGAAGCGACCGAACTCTACAATATTGGCCTTGAGTTAAGACCAGTCAAAAAGCCGCACTATGGCGGTCATATCGAACGACTGATGCTCACCACGGCCCGGCAAATCCATAAGTGGCCGGGCACAACATTCTCGAATACCCAGGAGCGTAAAGGTTACGACTCCGAGAAGAAGGCTGCACTCACGCTTCGTGAGTTCGAGGCCAATCTCGTTGATTTCATCGTCAACGTGTATCACAAGAACAAGCATGCAGAACTCGGCATGTCTCCGTTGCAGAAATGGCAAGAAGACGTGTTGGGCAGGAATGACGACAAACCGGCCCGTGGTGTCCCCGAGGTCCCGGCGGATCCGGCAAAACTGAGGCTCGATTTTCTCCCGTTCAAGGAACGCACCGTCCAGCCCTACGGTATCTTGCTTGACGACATTTATTACTACCACGAAGTGCTGAACCCCTGGATCAATGCAATGGATCCAGAGTTGACTCGCTACAAGCGCAAATTCATCGTCCGGCGCGACCCGCGCAACATCAGCCAGTTGTACTTCTTTGACCCGGAGATCAAGCTGTTGATTTGCACCCAAACCTGA
- a CDS encoding nucleoside 2-deoxyribosyltransferase, with product MASQISVYLAGPGVFRPDAAVWGARLKSACEMYGLQGLFPLDANVPPLPDHASRRQWIFQQNCTLISRSNLVLADLRAFRSQSEPDSGTAFEVGFAYALGKPVWVWVPDADANTPMYTRVPGAARPQDRWVDKSGLSIEDFGVPLNLMLWQAAAGIICENSPEQAVEQLVRRARLPVLR from the coding sequence ATGGCTTCCCAAATCTCTGTCTATCTTGCTGGCCCGGGCGTGTTCCGGCCCGACGCCGCAGTCTGGGGCGCCAGGCTTAAATCCGCCTGTGAAATGTATGGTCTGCAGGGATTGTTTCCGCTGGATGCCAACGTCCCGCCGCTGCCGGATCACGCCTCAAGACGGCAGTGGATCTTCCAGCAAAACTGCACCCTGATCAGCCGCAGCAATCTGGTGCTGGCCGATTTGCGTGCTTTTCGCAGCCAGAGCGAGCCAGATTCCGGCACCGCGTTTGAAGTCGGTTTTGCCTATGCGCTGGGTAAACCGGTGTGGGTCTGGGTGCCCGACGCCGACGCCAATACCCCCATGTATACCCGCGTTCCGGGCGCGGCCAGGCCGCAAGACCGGTGGGTGGATAAATCCGGTTTGTCGATTGAAGACTTTGGCGTGCCCCTGAATCTGATGCTGTGGCAGGCCGCGGCCGGCATCATTTGCGAAAACTCGCCAGAACAAGCCGTGGAACAACTGGTACGGCGCGCCCGCTTGCCGGTGCTGCGCTGA
- a CDS encoding chloramphenicol phosphotransferase CPT family protein, whose product MALPEDMPQVIVLNGTSSSGKTSIAGALQEKLPLQYLNFSIDSVLDALPLTDLAQLQSGDIITRNGHDWQKLVRGYHYALPGLLQAGLRLIVDNAWCHVDEKRELLTELAGYRVMLVGVQCDLALVEQREQARGDRPPGLARWEFERVHQNMEYDVLLDTARANADACAEELAAQLRAVPGAHWRGAGNTLESLSLFG is encoded by the coding sequence GTGGCGCTACCTGAAGACATGCCGCAGGTGATTGTGCTCAATGGCACCAGTTCATCCGGCAAAACCAGCATTGCCGGCGCGCTGCAGGAAAAACTACCGCTGCAGTATCTCAATTTCTCGATCGACTCTGTGCTGGACGCATTGCCGCTGACGGATCTGGCGCAGCTGCAAAGCGGCGATATCATCACGCGCAACGGGCACGACTGGCAGAAGCTGGTGCGCGGTTATCACTATGCCTTGCCCGGATTGCTGCAGGCCGGGCTGCGGTTGATTGTGGATAACGCCTGGTGCCATGTCGATGAAAAACGCGAGCTGCTGACCGAACTGGCGGGCTACCGCGTCATGCTGGTCGGCGTGCAATGCGATCTGGCGTTGGTTGAGCAGCGCGAGCAAGCGCGGGGTGATCGCCCGCCTGGCCTGGCGCGTTGGGAGTTCGAGCGTGTGCACCAGAATATGGAATACGACGTGTTGCTGGATACTGCGCGAGCCAATGCAGACGCTTGCGCCGAAGAACTCGCAGCGCAATTACGGGCGGTTCCTGGCGCACATTGGCGCGGCGCGGGTAATACGCTGGAGTCGCTCAGCCTGTTTGGCTAG
- a CDS encoding TnsA endonuclease N-terminal domain-containing protein, which yields MSRLVSKRSVRRIGKSYRSVTGYAPTGFGHIPYESTLERDFVTLAEILPGVTDILSQPVQVRYAVGKVYTPDYKVSFADGSYWLVEIKYRKDLKEDWEAFRPGFKAAVHQARLEGGRFRILTEVEIRSSALLENATFLKDYRSRREEPNYEQRMMRMLEELGETTPRILLEACFESDHHFASAVGYLWRLMAVGLIRADLTQPLNMKSPIWLGRSPELHDE from the coding sequence ATGTCTAGACTGGTTTCAAAGAGATCTGTACGACGCATTGGAAAAAGCTACCGCAGCGTTACCGGGTATGCCCCAACGGGATTCGGACATATCCCGTATGAATCAACACTGGAACGAGACTTCGTTACGCTGGCGGAGATTTTGCCAGGCGTTACGGACATTCTTTCCCAGCCGGTTCAGGTGCGATATGCGGTGGGCAAGGTGTACACCCCCGACTACAAGGTCAGCTTCGCAGATGGCAGCTACTGGCTCGTAGAAATCAAGTACAGGAAGGATCTCAAGGAGGACTGGGAAGCCTTTCGGCCCGGCTTCAAAGCCGCTGTCCACCAAGCCCGCCTTGAAGGTGGGCGCTTCAGGATACTCACGGAGGTTGAAATCCGAAGCTCCGCGTTGCTGGAGAACGCAACCTTCTTGAAGGATTACCGGTCCCGGCGTGAGGAACCTAACTACGAACAAAGAATGATGAGAATGCTCGAAGAGCTTGGTGAGACAACACCACGAATTCTTCTTGAGGCCTGTTTCGAAAGCGATCATCACTTTGCCAGCGCCGTAGGCTATCTATGGCGTCTGATGGCGGTCGGCCTGATCCGCGCAGATCTCACCCAACCACTGAACATGAAAAGCCCCATCTGGCTGGGACGGTCTCCGGAGCTCCATGATGAATAA
- the thiD gene encoding bifunctional hydroxymethylpyrimidine kinase/phosphomethylpyrimidine kinase, translating to MIATPPLVLVFGANDPSGGAGLTADILTLASLGCHPLPVVTALTVQDTAGVQEFQPVESDWLQDQARYILEDMQIDAIKVGMVGSVENLAVIAEIAADYPDIPLVFDPVLGPLHSDEISAEELQNAMRELLMPHALLITPNSIEARRLASDDPDEQEELALDAAASRLLDCGCEYVLITGTHEHTPKVTNTLFSRAGRTRSDTWERLPGSYHGAGCTLASAIAGALASGAELATAVRDAQEYTWQTLSRAFRPGMGQFIPDRLFWARPGEEEEAATKGETPAA from the coding sequence ATGATTGCTACTCCTCCGCTGGTTCTCGTCTTTGGTGCAAACGATCCCTCTGGCGGTGCCGGGCTGACAGCCGACATTCTGACATTGGCCTCGCTGGGTTGCCATCCCTTGCCGGTGGTGACCGCGCTTACGGTGCAAGACACGGCCGGAGTGCAAGAGTTTCAGCCGGTCGAATCAGACTGGCTGCAAGATCAGGCCCGCTACATTCTGGAAGACATGCAGATTGATGCCATCAAAGTCGGCATGGTTGGCAGTGTAGAAAATCTGGCCGTCATTGCAGAAATTGCGGCCGATTATCCCGATATTCCGCTGGTATTTGATCCGGTGCTGGGCCCGTTGCATAGCGATGAAATCTCTGCCGAAGAATTACAGAACGCGATGCGCGAATTGCTGATGCCACATGCCTTGCTGATCACGCCCAACAGTATTGAAGCGCGGCGCCTGGCGTCTGATGATCCGGATGAACAGGAAGAACTGGCGCTGGATGCAGCCGCCAGCCGCTTGCTGGATTGCGGTTGTGAATATGTGTTGATTACCGGCACCCATGAGCACACGCCCAAGGTGACCAACACGCTGTTCTCGCGCGCGGGCCGTACCCGCAGCGATACCTGGGAGCGCTTGCCTGGCAGCTATCACGGCGCCGGTTGTACGCTGGCTTCTGCCATTGCCGGTGCGTTGGCCAGTGGTGCGGAGCTGGCCACAGCGGTGCGTGATGCGCAGGAATACACCTGGCAAACGCTGAGCCGCGCATTCCGTCCGGGCATGGGGCAGTTCATTCCTGATCGTCTGTTCTGGGCGCGGCCGGGTGAAGAAGAGGAAGCGGCCACCAAGGGCGAAACTCCGGCCGCTTGA
- the parE gene encoding DNA topoisomerase IV subunit B, which yields MSTPRYDESAVKVLKGLDPVRHRPGMYTRTDNPLHICQEVIDNAADEALGGFATRIDVTLFRNQTMRVSDNGRGIPVGIHPEEGVPTVQVVFTQLHAGGKFDKKDGGAYAFSGGLHGVGVSVTNALATRLEVEVKRDGQVNKLAFADGNVIEPLAVIGSCAKKETGTTVFVAPDPKYFDSAAIPQGELEHLLKSKAVLLPGLVVTLKLEQANGEFAEKSWNYPDGLPGYLAEQLAGYELVIPIFRGEKFIEGVDETFAPGEGCGWALTWTEDGPTSRESYVNLIPTLIGGTHESGLRDGVFQAVKTFMEFHSLTPKGVKLLPEDLFSRASFVLSAKILDPQFQGQTKDKLTSRDGLKLVSTMVKSPFELWLNEHVELGKKLAELCIRAAQARQKNAQKVEKKKSSGVAVLPGKLTDCASDETERCELFLVEGDSAGGSAKLGRDKDFQAILPLRGKVLNTWEVDRDQIFANNEVHDIAVAIGVDAHTLNDTPDLSGLRYGKIIIMSDADVDGSHIQVLLLTLFYRHFPALIARGHVCVAQPPLYRVDVAGAGKNKPPRKFYALDEGELNAILDKLRAEKVREGAWDISRFKGLGEMNASQLYETTMNPDTRRVLRVGIPDDVSQNTRDMMHMLMGKSEASSRRAWLEARGNEVEADI from the coding sequence ATGTCCACACCCCGTTACGATGAATCCGCCGTCAAGGTCCTTAAAGGGCTCGATCCGGTCCGCCACCGCCCCGGCATGTACACGCGCACGGATAACCCGCTGCACATTTGCCAGGAAGTGATCGACAACGCGGCTGATGAGGCGCTGGGCGGGTTTGCCACGCGCATTGATGTCACCTTGTTCCGCAACCAGACCATGCGCGTCAGCGATAACGGCCGTGGTATTCCGGTGGGTATTCACCCGGAAGAAGGCGTACCGACCGTGCAGGTGGTGTTCACGCAATTGCACGCCGGCGGCAAGTTCGACAAAAAAGACGGCGGCGCGTATGCGTTCTCTGGCGGTCTGCACGGGGTGGGTGTGTCGGTCACCAACGCCCTGGCGACGCGTCTGGAAGTCGAGGTCAAACGTGATGGCCAGGTCAACAAGCTGGCATTTGCCGATGGCAACGTGATCGAGCCGCTGGCCGTGATCGGTTCTTGCGCCAAAAAAGAGACCGGGACCACGGTGTTTGTTGCTCCGGACCCCAAATATTTTGATTCCGCCGCCATTCCGCAGGGCGAGCTGGAACATCTGTTGAAATCCAAGGCCGTGCTGCTGCCGGGCCTTGTGGTGACGCTCAAGCTGGAACAGGCCAATGGCGAGTTCGCGGAAAAATCCTGGAATTACCCGGATGGCTTGCCCGGTTATCTGGCCGAACAACTGGCCGGTTATGAGCTGGTTATCCCTATTTTCCGTGGCGAGAAATTTATTGAAGGTGTGGACGAAACCTTTGCCCCGGGCGAAGGCTGCGGCTGGGCGCTGACCTGGACTGAAGACGGCCCCACCTCGCGTGAATCTTATGTGAACCTGATTCCGACGCTGATTGGCGGCACGCACGAATCCGGCCTGCGTGACGGGGTATTCCAGGCGGTCAAAACCTTCATGGAATTTCACTCGCTCACGCCCAAGGGTGTGAAGCTGCTGCCGGAAGACTTGTTCAGCCGCGCGTCGTTCGTGCTGTCGGCCAAGATTCTGGACCCGCAATTCCAGGGCCAGACCAAAGACAAACTCACCAGCCGCGATGGTCTGAAACTGGTGTCCACCATGGTCAAGTCGCCGTTCGAGTTGTGGCTGAACGAGCACGTTGAGCTGGGCAAAAAACTGGCGGAGTTGTGTATCCGCGCCGCGCAGGCCCGCCAGAAAAACGCCCAGAAGGTGGAGAAGAAAAAATCCAGCGGCGTGGCCGTGCTGCCAGGCAAACTGACCGATTGCGCCAGCGATGAAACCGAACGCTGCGAACTCTTTCTGGTCGAGGGCGATTCTGCCGGCGGTTCTGCCAAGCTGGGGCGTGACAAAGACTTCCAGGCCATCCTGCCGTTGCGCGGCAAGGTGCTCAATACCTGGGAAGTCGATCGCGACCAGATTTTTGCCAATAACGAAGTGCACGACATTGCCGTTGCGATCGGCGTGGATGCGCATACGCTCAACGACACGCCGGATCTGTCTGGCCTGCGTTACGGCAAGATCATCATCATGTCTGATGCGGACGTGGATGGCTCGCACATCCAGGTACTGCTGCTGACGCTGTTCTACCGGCATTTCCCGGCGCTGATTGCGCGCGGGCATGTCTGCGTCGCGCAGCCGCCGCTGTACCGGGTGGACGTGGCCGGCGCCGGCAAGAACAAACCACCGCGCAAGTTCTACGCACTTGATGAAGGCGAACTGAACGCGATCCTGGACAAACTGCGGGCCGAGAAAGTCCGCGAAGGCGCCTGGGATATCTCCCGCTTCAAGGGCCTGGGTGAAATGAACGCCTCGCAGCTGTACGAGACCACCATGAACCCCGACACCCGTCGCGTATTGCGCGTGGGTATTCCGGACGACGTCAGCCAGAACACGCGTGACATGATGCATATGCTGATGGGCAAGAGCGAGGCCTCCAGCCGCCGTGCGTGGCTTGAAGCACGCGGCAACGAGGTAGAAGCAGATATCTGA
- a CDS encoding M15 family metallopeptidase, with product MRDVRPSPGLQALWSSLGINPDWITARNLPLFADATALVTVAPGYPTQRVFQLTPEAATAWRAMNEAATADGIALLMISAWRGIDRQVELIRARLAEGEAITTVLERLAPPGCSEHHTGRAIDIATPGTITLDATFADTSAFAWLQQHAAAFGFVLSFPRDNPYGFTYEPWHWCYHPKNEA from the coding sequence ATGCGTGATGTACGGCCGTCGCCCGGCTTGCAGGCGCTGTGGTCCAGTCTGGGTATCAACCCGGACTGGATTACCGCCAGAAACCTGCCGTTGTTTGCCGATGCGACAGCGCTGGTCACGGTCGCGCCAGGCTACCCGACCCAGCGTGTTTTTCAACTGACACCCGAAGCCGCAACAGCCTGGCGCGCGATGAACGAGGCAGCCACGGCGGATGGCATCGCACTGTTGATGATCTCCGCATGGCGCGGCATAGACCGCCAGGTAGAGTTGATCCGCGCGCGGCTGGCCGAAGGTGAAGCCATCACGACGGTACTGGAACGGCTGGCGCCACCGGGTTGCAGTGAGCACCATACCGGCCGCGCGATCGATATTGCCACGCCCGGCACCATCACGCTTGATGCCACCTTTGCCGACACCAGCGCATTTGCCTGGCTGCAGCAACACGCTGCGGCATTTGGCTTTGTGCTGTCTTTCCCGCGCGATAACCCCTATGGCTTTACCTACGAGCCCTGGCATTGGTGTTATCACCCAAAAAATGAAGCATGA
- the parC gene encoding DNA topoisomerase IV subunit A — MSEIDEQNELLPETADTVVEPEAEADAGQGGGNRRFVSAQVSASLPDDGETVQLGLYAERSYLEYAMSVVKSRALPQVEDGQKPVQRRVLYAMHEMGLTATAKPVKSARIVGEVLGKYHPHGDQSAYDALVRIAQSFSLRYPLIDGQGNFGSRDGDDAAAMRYTEARLTPIAELLLGELNQGTTDFIPNYDGAFDEPVLLPARLPMLLLNGASGIAVGMATEIPSHNLGEVADAAIALIRNRQMDVPALLQYIQGPDLPGGGQIISSQRDIQSAYETGRGSLKIRARWEKEDMARGQWQMVVTELPQGTSTAHVLEEIEELTNPKVKKGKKALTQEQIQTKQLVLSMLDRVRDESGKDQPVRLVLEPKSSRQSPEEMMNVLLAHTSLESSLSLNLVSIGRDGRPGQKSLKALLDEWIDYRFDTVTRRLNHRLGQVNDRIHILEGRLIVFLNIDEVIRIIRHSDEPKPALIEAFNLSDRQAEDILEIRLRQLARLEGIKIEQELAALRTEKEELEHLLANSGALQKLVIKEIEADRKKFGDPRRTLIQEAERASLEATVVDEPTTLILSEKGWLRARQGHGIDTQNLTFKDGDALLAAIECRTVDQVALFGTDGRIYTIAASTVPGGRGDGVPVTTLVELAAQTKVTQMFVAKPQDWLVIANSGGYGFTCQFENLLSRQKAGKAFLSLEKGETVLRVSTFVPRETSLVACLSKGGKLHLFPLSEFKQLTGGGRGVITMALDDKDTLAAITVSDGVTLKLTGTGRGGKAVELILDENEMAPYIGKRARKGKPINAGLKFPGF; from the coding sequence ATGTCTGAAATCGACGAACAGAACGAACTTCTGCCCGAAACCGCCGATACCGTCGTTGAACCCGAAGCCGAAGCAGATGCCGGCCAGGGCGGCGGCAACCGGCGTTTTGTTTCCGCACAAGTATCGGCGTCTCTGCCGGATGATGGCGAAACGGTGCAGCTGGGCCTGTATGCAGAGCGCAGCTATCTTGAATATGCCATGAGCGTGGTGAAGAGCCGCGCCCTGCCCCAGGTGGAAGACGGCCAGAAGCCGGTGCAGCGCCGCGTGCTGTACGCCATGCATGAGATGGGCCTGACTGCCACCGCCAAGCCGGTCAAGTCCGCCCGTATTGTGGGTGAAGTGCTGGGTAAATATCACCCGCACGGCGACCAGTCCGCCTATGACGCACTGGTCCGCATCGCGCAGAGCTTCTCGCTGCGTTACCCGCTGATTGATGGTCAGGGTAACTTCGGCTCCCGCGATGGCGATGATGCTGCGGCCATGCGTTACACCGAAGCGCGCCTGACCCCGATTGCCGAATTGCTGCTGGGCGAACTCAACCAGGGCACCACCGATTTCATCCCCAACTACGACGGCGCTTTTGACGAGCCCGTGCTGCTGCCAGCCCGCCTGCCCATGCTGCTGCTCAACGGCGCATCCGGCATTGCCGTGGGTATGGCGACGGAAATTCCGTCGCACAATCTGGGCGAAGTGGCTGATGCAGCCATCGCGCTGATCCGCAATCGCCAGATGGATGTCCCTGCCCTGCTGCAATATATCCAGGGCCCGGATTTGCCCGGTGGCGGGCAGATTATCTCTAGCCAGCGCGATATCCAGTCTGCGTATGAAACCGGCCGTGGCTCGCTGAAGATCCGTGCCCGCTGGGAAAAAGAAGACATGGCGCGCGGCCAGTGGCAGATGGTAGTCACCGAACTGCCGCAAGGCACGTCCACGGCCCACGTGCTGGAAGAAATTGAAGAGCTGACTAACCCCAAGGTCAAGAAAGGCAAAAAGGCCCTCACGCAAGAGCAGATCCAGACCAAGCAACTGGTGCTCTCCATGCTTGATCGCGTGCGTGACGAGTCCGGTAAAGACCAGCCGGTACGCCTGGTGCTGGAACCCAAGTCATCCCGCCAGAGCCCGGAAGAAATGATGAATGTGCTGCTGGCACATACATCGCTGGAATCCTCGCTGTCGCTGAACCTGGTCAGCATTGGCCGCGATGGCCGCCCTGGCCAGAAGTCGCTGAAAGCGCTGCTGGATGAATGGATCGACTATCGCTTTGATACCGTCACCCGCCGCCTGAATCACCGCCTGGGTCAGGTCAACGACCGCATCCATATCCTGGAAGGCCGTTTGATCGTCTTCCTCAATATCGATGAAGTCATCCGGATCATCCGCCACAGCGACGAGCCCAAGCCGGCGCTGATCGAGGCGTTTAATCTGTCTGATCGCCAGGCTGAAGACATTCTTGAAATCCGCTTGCGCCAACTGGCCCGGCTGGAAGGCATCAAGATTGAGCAAGAACTGGCCGCACTGCGCACCGAGAAAGAAGAGCTGGAACACCTGCTGGCCAATAGCGGGGCGCTGCAAAAACTGGTCATCAAGGAAATCGAAGCCGATCGCAAGAAGTTTGGCGACCCGCGTCGCACGCTGATCCAGGAAGCTGAACGCGCCTCGCTGGAAGCCACTGTGGTCGACGAACCCACCACCCTGATCCTCTCGGAAAAGGGCTGGCTGCGGGCCCGCCAGGGCCATGGCATTGATACGCAGAACCTGACCTTCAAGGACGGTGATGCCCTGCTCGCGGCGATTGAATGCCGCACAGTCGATCAGGTTGCGCTGTTTGGCACTGATGGCCGCATCTACACCATTGCCGCTTCTACCGTGCCAGGCGGGCGTGGCGATGGCGTGCCGGTGACCACGCTGGTTGAGCTGGCGGCGCAGACCAAAGTAACGCAGATGTTCGTCGCCAAACCGCAGGACTGGCTGGTCATTGCCAACTCCGGCGGCTATGGCTTCACTTGCCAGTTCGAAAATCTGTTGTCGCGGCAGAAAGCTGGCAAGGCGTTCCTCTCGCTGGAAAAGGGCGAAACGGTGCTGCGTGTTTCGACATTTGTTCCACGTGAAACATCGCTGGTGGCGTGTTTGTCCAAGGGCGGCAAGCTGCATCTGTTCCCTTTGTCCGAGTTCAAACAACTCACCGGCGGGGGCCGCGGCGTGATCACCATGGCGCTGGATGACAAAGACACGCTGGCCGCCATTACCGTATCGGATGGCGTCACGCTCAAGCTCACCGGCACTGGCCGCGGCGGCAAAGCGGTTGAACTGATTCTGGACGAAAACGAGATGGCGCCCTATATCGGCAAGCGCGCACGCAAGGGCAAACCCATCAACGCCGGTCTGAAGTTCCCCGGTTTCTAA
- a CDS encoding helix-turn-helix domain-containing protein, with the protein MVRDLATPLTLADLAEAAHYSPWYLVRRFHSRYATTPQAFLWRLRLETAASILQWQPGMPIGRVALMVGFSSAATFSRAFHREFGFTPSEWRKGAPAADAWRDRNLGEHSYKPGAAIVGTPADYHWSFAEVDARITYEQWDTERVVFIREVGEYGCNLDLLWKRFRKTCTMYGIAPTRRYGLIWSDPATTPSGRRRYDAAQVIAPNIRIPRGLGEYKLQGGRWAVFRHHGPTDDIGPRWRDLMLTWVAGAKVVLDPSRPRVERYAEDQYLVGHYELCLPVLPE; encoded by the coding sequence ATGGTGCGCGATCTTGCTACACCGCTGACGCTCGCTGATCTGGCGGAGGCGGCGCATTATTCGCCCTGGTATCTGGTCCGCCGGTTCCATTCCCGCTATGCCACCACGCCGCAGGCCTTTCTGTGGCGCCTGCGCCTGGAAACGGCGGCCTCCATTCTGCAGTGGCAGCCCGGCATGCCGATTGGCCGGGTGGCCTTGATGGTGGGCTTTTCTTCGGCGGCGACGTTCAGTCGCGCATTTCATCGCGAGTTCGGGTTTACGCCCAGTGAGTGGCGCAAGGGTGCGCCGGCAGCGGATGCCTGGCGTGACCGCAATCTGGGCGAGCATTCCTACAAACCGGGCGCCGCCATTGTCGGTACACCGGCCGATTATCACTGGAGCTTTGCCGAAGTCGATGCCCGCATCACCTACGAGCAATGGGACACCGAGCGCGTGGTGTTTATCCGCGAAGTAGGGGAGTATGGCTGTAATCTGGATTTGCTGTGGAAGCGGTTCCGCAAGACCTGCACCATGTATGGCATTGCGCCGACCCGACGCTACGGCCTGATCTGGAGTGACCCGGCTACGACGCCTTCTGGCCGCCGCCGTTACGATGCTGCGCAAGTGATTGCGCCCAATATCCGTATTCCGCGCGGTCTGGGTGAATACAAATTGCAGGGCGGGCGCTGGGCGGTGTTCCGCCATCATGGCCCAACCGATGACATCGGCCCGCGCTGGCGCGATCTGATGCTGACCTGGGTAGCGGGTGCCAAAGTGGTGCTTGATCCGTCCCGGCCGCGGGTTGAGCGCTACGCGGAAGATCAGTATCTGGTCGGGCATTACGAACTTTGTCTGCCTGTACTGCCGGAATAA